The Henckelia pumila isolate YLH828 chromosome 2, ASM3356847v2, whole genome shotgun sequence genome includes a window with the following:
- the LOC140883621 gene encoding UDP-glycosyltransferase 86A1-like yields MAETPEIRPHAIMIPAPYQGHINPLVDLALNLASRGFTITFVNTKFIHHLLSKSHKNLSDNNNDTDTDMFSEARKSGLDIRYTTISDGFPLDFDRDTNVFEFWEYLLDGFIVHVDELMENMVKSSCQHMKPFLIADTFCTWHAKIANKYNMVDVSFWTEPALMFALDYHLDLLRKNGHYPPPKEDTITYVPGVDPISTKDLMTFLHESDITMEHKVVFRAMEEIEHADFILLNTVEELEPKTVPALTQILPTYAIGPVNLYTRNFKISKSLTQETECTEWLRSKPPSSVLYVSFGSFAHLKGNQVMEEIAHGLLLADVNFIWVVRKNIIIGSDDATDLLPGGFEEKVKGKGLIVPWCDQDSVLSDPGIGGFLTHCGWNSVMESMCHGVPMICFPLLHDQPTNRKLVVDDWKIGINLCDGESVTRDEVAGKIKRLMCTGGFRDESKKVRDVLWDSLDAAAGGSSDRDLARFLEDLRAKIHA; encoded by the exons ATGGCCGAAACACCTGAAATCAGGCCTCATGCAATCATGATTCCAGCCCCTTATCAAGGCCATATCAACCCCCTAGTCGATCTAGCTCTCAATCTTGCTTCCAGAGGCTTCACAATCACATTTGTCAACACAAAATTCATCCACCACTTGTTATCAAAATCCCACAAAAATCTTTCCGACAACAACAATGATACAGACACAGATATGTTCTCGGAGGCTCGAAAATCGGGCCTAGACATTCGATACACGACGATCAGCGATGGTTTTCCTCTGGATTTCGATAGAGACACAAACGTATTCGAGTTCTGGGAATACTTGCTCGATGGTTTCATAGTTCACGTCGATGAATTGATGGAAAATATGGTAAAATCATCGTGCCAACACATGAAACCTTTCTTGATTGCGGACACTTTTTGTACATGGCATGCCAAGATTGCGAACAAGTATAATATGGTGGATGTTTCTTTCTGGACAGAGCCGGCTTTAATGTTTGCTCTGGATTATCACTTGGACCTTCTGCGAAAAAATGGACACTATCCGCCGCCAAAGG aggACACGATAACATACGTGCCGGGAGTGGATCCGATCAGCACAAAGGACTTGATGACATTTCTCCACGAATCGGACATAACAATGGAGCACAAGGTGGTGTTCCGAGCAATGGAGGAGATCGAACATGCAGATTTCATTCTGCTAAACACAGTTGAAGAATTAGAACCCAAAACTGTGCCAGCCCTCACCCAAATCCTCCCCACTTACGCAATCGGCCCCGTGAATCTTTACACGAGAaacttcaaaatctccaaaagcCTAACACAAGAAACAGAATGCACCGAATGGCTCCGATCCAAGCCTCCTTCCTCGGTTCTATACGTCTCCTTCGGCAGCTTTGCTCACTTGAAAGGTAACCAAGTGATGGAAGAAATAGCTCACGGGCTTCTGCTCGCGGACGTAAACTTCATTTGGGTCGTCAGAAAAAATATCATCATAGGTTCTGATGATGCTACGGACCTGCTCCCTGGTGGGTTCGAGGAGAAAGTGAAGGGGAAGGGATTGATCGTGCCGTGGTGCGATCAAGATTCCGTGCTGTCCGACCCCGGGATCGGGGGTTTTTTGACGCATTGCGGGTGGAACTCTGTGATGGAGAGTATGTGTCATGGTGTCCCGATGATATGTTTCCCGTTGCTCCATGATCAGCCCACGAACAGGAAACTGGTGGTGGATGATTGGAAGATTGGGATCAATCTTTGCGACGGCGAATCCGTGACGAGAGATGAAGTTGCGGGGAAGATAAAGAGGTTGATGTGTACTGGGGGATTCAGGGACGAGAGCAAGAAAGTGAGGGATGTGCTGTGGGATTCTTTGGATGCTGCTGCTGGCGGCTCTTCGGACAGGGATCTTGCGCGGTTTTTGGAGGATTTGAGGGCTAAAATCCATGCATAG